The Helicoverpa zea isolate HzStark_Cry1AcR chromosome 2, ilHelZeax1.1, whole genome shotgun sequence DNA window AAAGGAGCGAGGAAGACACAAAAGCCAGAGATTTTACAGTTCTGGCGGCAGACCCCAAACCAGTCACTACTACCGTTGCCAGTATAGAAGAAAAACCCACAACTGAATCGAACCACAACTCCGAGCAAACTTTCGACTGGAAAGAGACGCACCACATGATGCCGGAAACGACTACTGAACCTGAGGCAGACGTTAacttctcgcacatttttggcCACACGAACAGAAACCAAGACCAACCTGAACAGGTTAAACCTGATTCCAGTGAAGAAACCCCTACTCCTGAGCCAGAACCGAAATCTGAGCCTGAACCAAAGCCGGAACCAGAACCAACAGCGGAACCGGAGCCAGCATCAGAGCCCCACCCGACTGCTGAGCCAGTACCAGAACCAACTGCAGAACCGGAGCCAAAAGCTGAACACGAGCCAGAACACAAACCTGAACATGAACCTGAACCAACTCCGGAACCAGAACCAAAACCCGAGGGTGAGCTAGAGTCAAAACCTGAACCTGAATCAATACCAGAACCCAAACCAGAACCGGAACCGGAGCCAGAACCGGAACCAGAGTCAACAACATCAACACCTGAGCCCGTTGCGTTAAATCCTGCCTTCATCTTACGTGAAGAAGAACAAGCAAGACAACGCGCTATGGAAACTGAATCGTCTTCTGAAACACAACCTGAACCCGAACCAACTAGAACCACCACCCAGGCAATTGAAtcttcttccgaagttactcaGACTACGGAAAAAGATACATCTCAAATGCCCGAACACGAAATTGAGCCAGAACCAGAGCCCGCAGCAGTCACTGAGGAATCAAGTATGACGAGAGTGGCAGAAGGCAACCATCAATCAGAACATCGCAATGACCATTTAGATACCTCAGAAGAAAAGTCGATCTTGTACACCAATGAAGGTAAATTTGAATATAAGCCCATTGAGGAAGTGGAAATTGAAATGACAACTAAGAGAATATCTATATCCGAACCAAACCTTATAAATGAACCCTCATATGAACCAAAAcctgaaataatttcaattttaagtgCTAAAGAGAACGATCCGACAGACGAACGACAGGAAGAAACGACTACTGAAATATCCGACTGGCTTGAAAATCAACGTAATCCAGAAAAATCGGATGACCACAACCAAACCGACTTTGAAGAACTATTCAATAATACCGTTAACAGAATCATCCACGAATCCGAACAAAGATCCTTCAAAACCTTTgatgaagattttttatttgaaaccacGACGACCTCAAATACTAAATCTATAAACGATAATGATTCCTTCGATTTGACTAGCAAAGATATGGATAACCCAAGGACAGAAAAAACACGTAGACTCGAGGAAGAAATTAAAGTTCCAGTTCAAATTCCTGCAAGTGAAGAAATGTTTGATTTAGATAATATCACATTAGAAACAACTACGAGAATGGAAAGCGTAGCGGTTACAGAAGACCCGGCCATGATTTCTAAGAGTGAAACTGAAACAGAATCGACACTAGTAGAAAATGAAGGTGAAAGAACTGATACTTCAAAAGTATCCATGATAACTTCTATCCTTGAGGAAGCCAAGTCACTAGATACTAATAAATCAGTACCAATTGAAGTAACAACATCGGAGCCAGAAATAATCAAACAATTTTCTATTAATAAGCATTATCAAAACTCTGAAGAAGATAAATTATTAGACGTTTTGGAGAATAAACCTAATACTGGAACTAACAACGAAACGTCAACCGAACGCGAACCAGAAGAAGGCATGGATATAACATTTGATGCTATAAATATGCTTTACAATAGGTCCTCCAAATCTATAGAAAAACCACCCCAAGCACCCAAAGATACAACAGAAGGAAACAGCGTACAACAGACCACAGAAGAGGGAGAGCTATTGACCGACAGAACACGAGGTACTACTGACTCAGATTGGCTATCAGAACCCGTTACCGAAATAAACTACAATGAAGCTATGAATAAAATGGCAAAGCACGAAAGTACAGAATCCTCTGTAACGAAAATTGAAGAAATCATGAACCATGGCCAGGTTAAAGATGATTTTGAACCAGATTACTTAAACAACATGGGTTCTACTGGTAATAAGCAAGAACAAGACGAACCGCTGTATGGAATGGTGCATGATTATGATAATGAAGATACTCGTTTTAAAAGAGTGAACAAAGAAGTAACCACTGAAGCGCCAAAACCAGTTACTACTACTGAAGCGGGAGAGGATACAACTGTTATGAAAGAAATCAGCCTCACCACACATGTGCCTATTGAAACAACTACTATAAGTGAGTACATTTACAAAATAGCTGAAAAGACCATGCAGGCGCCAAGCGAAACACTAGTCGAACATAAAGAAGCTGAAGCCAATAACTCTTCATCACAGAATACCGAATCAACAACAGTTAGCAGTGATGAACCATCCCCGACCACGAGTGCTCAACCTGAACCCGCTACGAATGCTGAACCGGAACTCACTGCGAATGCTGAATCTGAACCCGCTACGAACGCTCAACCTGAATCCGCTACGAATGCTCAACCTGAACCCGCTATGAATGCTGAAGATGTACCCGCTACGAATGCTCAACCTGAACCCGCTCCAAATGCTGAACCAGCGCCCGTCTGGGAAGAAACAGAAAAGtacctaacagtgaaagaattgaACAAAAATACCGAAGAAAGTACCGAGCCACACCAAGGGATGGGTGACGAAACACAAACACCTTCTATAAACGAACTACCCACGGAGGCCACGATGATCGAAAGTTCGGATAACGCTACAGTATCTGAAACCGAAGAACCTAACTTCCCTGAAAACCCTCCGAATACAACACAGGCGAGTAACTTGAACGTTACTATTTATGAGATATCTAGTCATAAAAGTAACAGCACGGTTCCATTAGCGAAACCTACAAATGCACAATCTGCCGAGTACGATGACCACGAAACAGAAATGAATCCTTTCTTACCAGAGGTGGAAAACAATAAGAGTTTAGTCAAAAAACTTCAAGAAGGTCATGATCTCGAACCTAATAACTTAACTGAGACCCAAAACGAAAATACGGAGGAGCATGTTATCAACCAATCGGAAGGTCTAAACTCAACAACTAAAGATACTTTGTCGGTCCTAGCTAAAGGGACTAACAGAGACAGTAAAGATCAAGAAGAGAGGGTACCAGGAACTTCGGACGATGACACTTCATTTAATGAATTGCTCATGAACGTGGACACTCATGAAAATGTCACAAGGGTTACCTCGAACGCGACAACAGACGCCACGACCTTGGCAACCCTTGCTAAAATGAATGATAAGGTAGTTATCTCGAAGAAAGAGACATTGCCTATATCCAGGTTCTTAATGGACACCGACGACCTAGTTTATAGTAAGGAGCCAACAACAACGTCAACTAGCGTAAAGTTGGAGACGGAGCCTGCGAGCGCCACGACCTCGGCGCCAACGCTCAGCACTGACGGGGAGTTCCTGAGCGTTGTGCCCATCAAGGAAGGAAAAGGTCTGCTGAAACAGCAGAAAAGTGAAAACATTGAAGAGCTCAATGATATAAGTGATTTGCCAAAAAGTGATAAAAGGACATTAGATGCTACCAAATTTGATTCAGTAATTAATAATGAAGCGTAGTATGCAGCTCAATGTTAACTCAACACAATTAGTTTTAACGTTGCTATTTCTTTTCC harbors:
- the LOC124641839 gene encoding titin-like translates to MDSHSRSASPREPMRPQHRPPSPPSPPGAFDNRAYQHDESDPNHNHNDSFSSNGPQQNGHTKEPNGETKTLEAVNLELINLTPKNGNAKKKDVEVDMNATNPYDEYFVPVNEHRKYMRGEKLYVTADKRGEKGGCKRPLCWTLLGLVVAAIVAIIVLAATGILFTNTPTPLEQYNASEHSVSSARALGGISHVQRDHDHDHDLDHQHEQAHPEPEPEPEPEHSAEHGDHDHSMETTEHQHGPEPQSDEGHEHSVMSEETGDSTMYVPRTVEGELKIDNEEFTEALQDNESNEYREFVASFSDGIKRALFDRNSLDNGDNEITVEIIQLKKGSVIVTYRVHWKPKLNNEPTEDLLNANKLQAKLDDYLAKNNRMINIYHIAEDRLNTRPVLDICQINKNGCEYGCEFDEMTLEFTCTCPHGQILDLGNPKKCITLLDAETERSEEDTKARDFTVLAADPKPVTTTVASIEEKPTTESNHNSEQTFDWKETHHMMPETTTEPEADVNFSHIFGHTNRNQDQPEQVKPDSSEETPTPEPEPKSEPEPKPEPEPTAEPEPASEPHPTAEPVPEPTAEPEPKAEHEPEHKPEHEPEPTPEPEPKPEGELESKPEPESIPEPKPEPEPEPEPEPESTTSTPEPVALNPAFILREEEQARQRAMETESSSETQPEPEPTRTTTQAIESSSEVTQTTEKDTSQMPEHEIEPEPEPAAVTEESSMTRVAEGNHQSEHRNDHLDTSEEKSILYTNEGKFEYKPIEEVEIEMTTKRISISEPNLINEPSYEPKPEIISILSAKENDPTDERQEETTTEISDWLENQRNPEKSDDHNQTDFEELFNNTVNRIIHESEQRSFKTFDEDFLFETTTTSNTKSINDNDSFDLTSKDMDNPRTEKTRRLEEEIKVPVQIPASEEMFDLDNITLETTTRMESVAVTEDPAMISKSETETESTLVENEGERTDTSKVSMITSILEEAKSLDTNKSVPIEVTTSEPEIIKQFSINKHYQNSEEDKLLDVLENKPNTGTNNETSTEREPEEGMDITFDAINMLYNRSSKSIEKPPQAPKDTTEGNSVQQTTEEGELLTDRTRGTTDSDWLSEPVTEINYNEAMNKMAKHESTESSVTKIEEIMNHGQVKDDFEPDYLNNMGSTGNKQEQDEPLYGMVHDYDNEDTRFKRVNKEVTTEAPKPVTTTEAGEDTTVMKEISLTTHVPIETTTISEYIYKIAEKTMQAPSETLVEHKEAEANNSSSQNTESTTVSSDEPSPTTSAQPEPATNAEPELTANAESEPATNAQPESATNAQPEPAMNAEDVPATNAQPEPAPNAEPAPVWEETEKYLTVKELNKNTEESTEPHQGMGDETQTPSINELPTEATMIESSDNATVSETEEPNFPENPPNTTQASNLNVTIYEISSHKSNSTVPLAKPTNAQSAEYDDHETEMNPFLPEVENNKSLVKKLQEGHDLEPNNLTETQNENTEEHVINQSEGLNSTTKDTLSVLAKGTNRDSKDQEERVPGTSDDDTSFNELLMNVDTHENVTRVTSNATTDATTLATLAKMNDKVVISKKETLPISRFLMDTDDLVYSKEPTTTSTSVKLETEPASATTSAPTLSTDGEFLSVVPIKEGKGLLKQQKSENIEELNDISDLPKSDKRTLDATKFDSVINNEA